One part of the Clostridia bacterium genome encodes these proteins:
- a CDS encoding DUF4190 domain-containing protein → MDNNNFDGGVDNNYQSPELNQGPAVPDRKGMAVASLVLGILSVELFCLWYLSLPCAVVGLILGILSLKSSGRGMAIAGLVLSIIPIAIAVVIDKALF, encoded by the coding sequence ATGGATAATAACAATTTTGACGGTGGAGTGGACAATAACTATCAAAGTCCCGAATTAAATCAAGGACCAGCGGTACCTGATAGAAAGGGTATGGCAGTTGCATCTTTAGTTCTCGGCATTTTAAGTGTTGAATTATTTTGTTTATGGTATCTTAGTCTCCCATGCGCAGTTGTAGGCCTAATTTTAGGTATATTGTCACTGAAGAGTTCAGGCAGAGGCATGGCAATAGCAGGTTTAGTTCTATCAATAATACCCATTGCTATTGCTGTCGTAATAGACAAGGCCCTTTTTTAA